The genomic DNA tgTGGACTGGTTATATATTTTTCGTTAGGTGTcacacttaaatattgtattcagatttaacgtTAAGTGAAACAGGtgactataattttcataagtgttattcctCTTTCTTAGTCAAAGGTATATTCAGATTCAACATTTTCaagtcaaaaaaatataaaattttcagataGTGACATTTTAGTCCTAATCTTATTTCgactgatttatttgattattgTGAATTCTTTCGAAGTCTTGTAATTTACatagaacaaatatatttttgtaaagattgtattattacTTTCACCATTGTTTGTAATTGTAATCCTCACATCCTATTATGAACTGAAGTTAGACCTAtctgaatattcataataataattacctaattttcttttaagtgtacttaagatatctttggatattcagaaatttatatattgcttcctgggaattatttaactatttcggaggttatgtaattatattttataatgtagcagttttaatgtaaattcaAACAAGTGAGTttcgaattcgagaggttgatcaacTTGTCAGTCgtgatatatagaatattatagatTTGGTTTTCAGTCACTACTCATAGTATAAcgtatattttggtgcccagacctaggaGCCAtcaccgtataatatatatatatatatatatatatatatatatatatatatatatatgtatatgtatatgtatacatatatatatatatatatatatatatatatatatatatatgtatatatatatatatatatatatatatatatatatatatatatatatatatattcagtatttgtatatatatatatatatatatatatatatatatatatatatatatacagtatattattgttatcattattattgttattattacttgctaagctacaaccctagttggaaaagcaggatgttataagcccaggggctccaacagggaaagtagctcagtgaagaaaggacaccaaaaaaaaaagtaaaatattttaagaagagcaacaacactaaaataaatatctcctatataaactataaagtactttaacaaaccaagaggaaaagaaataacatagaatagtgtggccaagtgtaccatcaagcaagagaactctaaccaaaaagacagtggaataccatggtacagagtctatgtcaCTACCCATGATTAGAAAGCAATGGTATGATATTGGagtggtcttctcctagaagaaattcttaccatagcaaaagattctcttctaaccttaaaaagagaaaagtttcCATTTAactattacagtgaagtaagaagaattgtttggtaatataagtgttctctggtgtatgaagacagaggaaaatgtttaaagaataggccagactactgagtgtgcgtgtgtgtaggcaaacggaaaatgaaccgtaaccagagataaggatccaatgtagtactctctggccaatcaaaaaaaaaccataactctctagtggtagtatctcaactggtggctagtgccctgttcaacataaaaaattataattaaagataatctaaatagaatagtgtgcccgagtgtaccctcaagcaagagaactgtaacccaaaagGGAGGTTGAAGTGCACTGTTTTTTTATTTGCTcgatttcttttgatatatatatatatatatatatatatatatatatatatatacacgtatatatatgatatatatattcatatatatttatatttatatatatatatatatatatatatataaatatatatatatatatatatatatatatatatatatatatataaatatatatatatatatgtatatatatgatatgaatatatttatatacatttatatatatatatatatatatatatatatatatatatatatgtacatatatatatatatatatatatatgtatatatatatatatatatatatatatatatatatatatatatatatatatttacatatatatacacatatatgtatatagatatatatatatatatgtatatatatatatatatatatatatataaatataatatatatatatatatatatatatatatatatatatatatatatgtgtgtgtgtgtgtgtgtatgtgtgtgtgtacttgtgtgtgtgtgtgtttgtgtgtgtgtatacatgtttttGTTACCTTTGATATTTTATGATAAGAGGGAAAAATGTTTGAAGTaatttagctttttcaaaaagcagggaaaattaattgaaattctatttacattttgaattacaatttattacatacctaatcattctatttcttttttacttcGTTACAGGATGACTCCTGTATTCAATGAATCTGACCGGTATAAGATCAGACTATGGAAGATCTCCGATGAGGTTATAAGTCCCTTGTTGAGGCAGTTTCTCATCTGGGGAAACCCAGATTGGGAtcagaaaataaaattcttaaattaCCTGGAGAACAAAAAGGTAGAGATGAATAAACTAAAGAAGAAGCTCTATCCAGATCAGCTTAAGACGTTGCAAAAGTATCCCACAGATGTTGCTAAgtgggatataacccttatttgtctccTTTTGAAACATTGTAAAGGAGTCTTTGCTGGAAAAGGTGACATTGCGTGGTCATCAGGAAGCGGTAAAGAGCCAGAATGTCTTATCACATATTTAAAAGACATAAGAAACACCATAGCTCATGAAGCTCTCAATCTAAATCAGAAAAATTTCTTTaacaaaattgaagaaatccgtACACTAATGGAGAGAGCACTTTGCAGTGTTGGCAGAATATGTTCACATGTCAGCCAGAAAGAGATTGATGCAAATGTTGCTAATTTCAACAAAAAGCTCAATAAAATAAGAGATGCAGACATTTCGCCAAAGACCCTTGATGAGTACGAGAAGGAATTGTTCTTCTCTGAACAGATAGCATTGATAAGGAATAAAGGTGTTCCATTCCTGAAAGATGTCTTGAATCGAAatacaaccataaatccactgtccttaatagtgaaaggagatggaaggcagttgccagtgaatgaaatattcacagaaatacAAATGAATCAGAATGGAAAGAATGAGGAGGTTTTACTGGAGGACATAATAGATGTAGCCTCGGGTTCTGacgctggaagttttattttgctcaaaggacatgcaggaatgggcaagagcactctagtgaaaaagataacatctgattgggccaaccaaagatcctccatcaaaggcctcagctcctttcatctgctcttttatgcagaattaagagatattattaatacatttgataggcttattgaatgctctttgggagaagaagttcatcgctcattcaagggtGGAGACCTTGTTAAAGCTGTCTTAGGACAAAAAACTCTGGTCATCTTGGATGGCTACGATGAGGTCAATAAGAGTTCATCCGGCCTTTTCgaccatattctttctttaaacaaaCTCTACAGCCAATTGACTGTTATCGTTACCACCAGACCTGAAgctgaagagaaactgaatgctcaTCTCCAATCCAGGGCTTTGAATGCTGTTCATCTTCGGCTTGTAGGAATTAAAGccaacaaaagagaagagtttgtaaccaaatacttcttgagtctacccaaagattCCCCAGTTTTACAAGAGCTAGATAATCTATTAAAATTCCTtaagaaaactgaacacaaaatgagcatagtgtgggaagtcgcctataatctctgtctcctgacaattctttggatgttcaaaccagatgatgtaaacagaatcacaactgaggctgagctctactggcagattttccttctaatcatctccaaattagaggagcgtttgcaGAGGAACCCATCTACGTGTGACTTGGAATTAAGTGTCTTGCAACACAAAATAGCTATATTTCTGGAGGAACTCTCTTTGGAATCTCTCAAAGGATTGAAAGATGATTATATAAATCTTCCCCATTCGGTCTATAAAAGATTGACTGATCTATGTCTTCGTTTGGGATTACCAATAGAAGAGCTGGctggagccttcctaaagaaagTCACCTCCTTCAACAACTCCTATTACACTTTCCCCCATAAGGGTTTCATGGAGCTCATGGGAGGTTACAACATCTATAAACAAGTGACCATCCCAGATGTGGATCTATTGGCAATACAGAAATGGAGTGATGAATTATCTCAAACCAGCATCCCATTACAAATCCTAACAAAAATGATTGCTCTTTTTAAGTCAACAAAAACTACATCAGTGACAGACTTTGTGAAAGAGCTGCATGGGGGCtctctccctgactctctggaaAAGTATCAAAACCTACTTATCCAGACACTGAGCATTTTCCACGTGGGGGAAGTGGAGGTGCCACTGGCAACCAAGATTGAGACCCTGAAACTCCTGGAGGAGTCAGGATTGAAGGACAAAGACTCCTTCCTGAAAGTCATGCACAACATAAAGTGCAATGACGAACTCTCACGCTGGATAGCGAAGAGGTTTTGCTTGATTGATGACAACACTAAAATCACTGACTCATCATTCGAGTCTTACATCGCCCTCCTTGCAGCCACTGATcctcctctcccaaacagagatgaGATTAGAATTTTTATTGACCTCGAAGAAAGTATCTCGGGCTTCGAGGTACTAACCAAACATCTCTTGCGACACCAGGTTTACCCAAGAATAATATCCCTTCATCGCAGCTTTAGAGAATTTACGTCTATTAACGCAGAGGAAACAGAGTCAATCAAAAGTCTGCTCAGCGAAGAGTAAGTTTTGcctttttcctttgcttttctgaCAGTTATTCTGAATATCAGCCTACTTCTTAActaatatcatcaaatatttttatgaaaaagatagtgatacataaaaacacaaacacacacacacacacacacacacacatatatatatatatatatatatatatatatatatatatatatatatacacacacacacacacacacacacacacacacacacacacacacatatatatatatatatatatatatatatatatatatatatatatatatgtatgtatgtatgttaagtgtagttttaaagagaaatgaagacagaTATGAATAATTAGGCTACAAACTTTGCCACAATCCTCAACTTGAGTCTCATAGTCTATATCCTTTATATTaccagtatcattatcatcatcatcatcatcatcatcatcacagtcatcattagattcattataaaaaatgtctcaaatttattttccttctcatttatagatgatataaatttcaatattccaccaaattattcctttttacttttcattcttatcatcattatcatcatcattatcatcatcattgtcatcattatcatcgtcatcgtctccttaatcatcttaatcatcatcatcattccacttaataaaattcccgatcgaatctaataattatttctttcttttcttctctttgcaacAGTTGTGAGTCTTACAGAGGCATCTGGAACCCAACGTTTCAAATCCCTCCAAATGTGAAGGAACTCTGTGTTAGGCTTCCGGACCAAGTCAGCCTTGACTCCTTCTGTCAATCtttgcaagagacaaaagagattcAATATTTAGGTGAGTTAAAGAGAAGCATGACAGatttctgtcttcctttcctctgagggactttatgatatctcgccttcttccccttatcccattcctgtcattcgttcggttaatattgttattatcattatttctattattgtaactctcatattattatgattattgctctatatattgagaattttatattcaaggctcaatcaagtatcttttttttttcttaaataggacaatattgttttcatctgatttgaagttatttaaaagctttcgatgctgagttttcatttatttcctttcttata from Palaemon carinicauda isolate YSFRI2023 chromosome 34, ASM3689809v2, whole genome shotgun sequence includes the following:
- the LOC137626899 gene encoding uncharacterized protein, whose product is MSLSKSSVCPSSSVVGLRMTPVFNESDRYKIRLWKISDEVISPLLRQFLIWGNPDWDQKIKFLNYLENKKVEMNKLKKKLYPDQLKTLQKYPTDVAKWDITLICLLLKHCKGVFAGKGDIAWSSGSGKEPECLITYLKDIRNTIAHEALNLNQKNFFNKIEEIRTLMERALCSVGRICSHVSQKEIDANVANFNKKLNKIRDADISPKTLDEYEKELFFSEQIALIRNKGVPFLKDVLNRNTTINPLSLIVKGDGRQLPVNEIFTEIQMNQNGKNEEVLLEDIIDVASGSDAGSFILLKGHAGMGKSTLVKKITSDWANQRSSIKGLSSFHLLFYAELRDIINTFDRLIECSLGEEVHRSFKGGDLVKAVLGQKTLVILDGYDEVNKSSSGLFDHILSLNKLYSQLTVIVTTRPEAEEKLNAHLQSRALNAVHLRLVGIKANKREEFVTKYFLSLPKDSPVLQELDNLLKFLKKTEHKMSIVWEVAYNLCLLTILWMFKPDDVNRITTEAELYWQIFLLIISKLEERLQRNPSTCDLELSVLQHKIAIFLEELSLESLKGLKDDYINLPHSVYKRLTDLCLRLGLPIEELAGAFLKKVTSFNNSYYTFPHKGFMELMGGYNIYKQVTIPDVDLLAIQKWSDELSQTSIPLQILTKMIALFKSTKTTSVTDFVKELHGGSLPDSLEKYQNLLIQTLSIFHVGEVEVPLATKIETLKLLEESGLKDKDSFLKVMHNIKCNDELSRWIAKRFCLIDDNTKITDSSFESYIALLAATDPPLPNRDEIRIFIDLEESISGFEVLTKHLLRHQVYPRIISLHRSFREFTSINAEETESIKSLLSEDCESYRGIWNPTFQIPPNVKELCVRLPDQVSLDSFCQSLQETKEIQYLDIHFSVKDVSSVSHPIPFLKQDPQVNVLVSDVQEEDIEKVGDILRALQPQDARRSFSSICFPRCSKKRRSPEDVITSLKGVRVIHCIFFPEDETPDDKALLREMYLKATESTGCRWGVQWMTDAQMFLFGENFFE